The stretch of DNA TTCGCGTTCGCGCTCGGCTACGTCCGCTGGCGGTCGCTGGACCTCCCTATCAGTCTGCCCTCGCGGAACGGATCGCTGCTGGTCGGCGCGATCGTGGCCGCCTCCGTCGCCGCCGCGTTCGGCCTGACGCTGCTCCGGCAGGCCGTGTCGGGCAGCATCACGTCGACGATCGGCGGCATGGTGTCGGCGACCCCGTCGCTTACGCTGTGGATCGGCGTCACGTCGGTCCTCCTGATCGCCCCCGCCGAAGAGCTCCTGTTTCGCGGCGCAGTGCAGGGCCGCCTCGGCGAGCAGTTCGGCACGTGGCCGGCGGTGGCGGGCGCGAGCACGCTGTTCGCGGGGTGGCACCTCCTCAACTTCGACGGAACGGCGCTCGGAACGCTGCTGGCCGCCGGCGTCGTCGGCGCCGTCTCGCTCCTCTGGGGGTACGCCTACGAGCGCACCGGAAACTTCGCCGTTCCCGTCCTCACCCACGGGCTGTACAATCTGACGCTGATGGCGATCACGTACGCGCAACTGACCGCGTAGTCACGACGAACACACCCACTCAGACCGATGTTCGAGAACGCAGTTCCGAAAGTCGACGTCGAGAAACGAGTAACGATCGCGCTGTCACTGATCGCCGTCGCGGCGGGAGTGATCGCCGCGTACTACA from Halolamina sediminis encodes:
- a CDS encoding CPBP family intramembrane glutamic endopeptidase, giving the protein MPSTNDSSNAQSDDHSTLRPVGVAIGLAVAGLVVNVGASFLAGLIAALALGPEAVLNDGTVQFALGLPGQLLVFAFALGYVRWRSLDLPISLPSRNGSLLVGAIVAASVAAAFGLTLLRQAVSGSITSTIGGMVSATPSLTLWIGVTSVLLIAPAEELLFRGAVQGRLGEQFGTWPAVAGASTLFAGWHLLNFDGTALGTLLAAGVVGAVSLLWGYAYERTGNFAVPVLTHGLYNLTLMAITYAQLTA